One window of Papaver somniferum cultivar HN1 chromosome 9, ASM357369v1, whole genome shotgun sequence genomic DNA carries:
- the LOC113309366 gene encoding uncharacterized protein LOC113309366, which yields MKERESNTVDGVASSSRPSSKATTTTTNRVNGPRLNNSLPGRAGTIRKNNDANSLQQILRNNLLLQRRIKEYIVFSRLKSMIPPRPFQEQISERHEEATEVDMELREIPSAERDSDKETRSEADEDDPGDTTIDFESDYEKDGDEVKSFVPSIRINVMESLILINATVLKKVALTSSLFRILEEENLDIVFENQYRTETVVAHTIQVRVQPEYNNQVLENRLRMWAGGLL from the exons atgaaagaacggGAGAGCAATACTGTTGACGGTGTAGCTTCGAGCTCACGGCCGTCGTCGAAGGCCACCACAACAACCACAAATAGAGTAAACGGTCCTCGACTTAATAATAGTCTTCCGGGAAGGGCAGGAACAATAAGGAAGAACAATGATGCGAATAGCCTTCAACAGATTCTAcggaataatcttcttcttcaacgtcGAATTAAGGAGTACATTGTCTTCTCCAGGCTCAAGTCTATGATACCTCCTCGACCTTTTCAAGAACAG ATATCAGAAAGGCACGAAGAAGCAACTGAAGTTGATATGGAGCTTCGTGAGATCCCATCAGCTGAGAGAGATTCTGACAAAGAAACAAGAAGCGAAGCAGACGAAGATGATCCAGGAGACACTACTATTGATTTCGAGAGTGATTATGAGAAAGACGGAGACGAAGTTAAATCATTCGTGCCATCAATCAGGATAAATGTAATGGAAAGTTTGATACTTATCAATGCTACTGTTCTTAAGAAGGTTGCATTAACTTCATCTCTATTCAGAATTCTTGAAGAAGAAAACCTCGATATAGTGTTTGAGAATCAATATAGAACTGAAACAGTAGTTGCTCATACTATTCAAGTAAGAGTTCAACCAGAATACAACAATCAAGTATTGGAGAACAGGCTTCGGATGTGGGCAGGAGGATTATTATGA